CGCTTCCTACGCGAGCGTGCTTACGAAGGCACGCGGGCTTTCGTTTCACCCGGCCGGGCTTGTGTTTCTGCAGATGCTGATCGGCCACATCCCTTTGTGGATCGTCGGATTGTATCGCGAGGGAAACCCCGCGTCGTTCCGCTGGTCGCCGTTGGCGATCCTGTGTGTCGTTTACCTGGCGATAGTCGGATCGATCGTCGCGTTCTGGCTTTATTATTGGCTGTTGTCTAAAATCGATGTCACGCGCGCGATGATGATCGCTTTCGTGACGCCGCTGATCGCGGTGATCGTCGGAAGTTTTTTCGGCGAGAAGCTTGAATTGCAGACGCTGCTTGGAGGCGCGATGATTTTGGTCAGCGTTTTCCTGATCGTCATCAGGCCGCTGATCAGAAGGGCGAAAGGCTGATATGAACTTCAAATTCACAACTTCCGGCGAATCCCACGGCAAGGCTCTGGTATCGATCGTCGAAGGACTGCCGGCCGGACTCGTGATCGACCTCGAGAAGATCGATCACGAACTCCGGCGGCGCCAGCAAGGGTACGGCCGCGGTGGACGAATGAAGATCGAAACCGACCGTGTCGAAATACTCTCGGGCGTACGCCACGGGAAAACGCTCGGATCACCGATAGCACTTTTGATCGAAAACCGCGATTTCGTTCACTGGACCGATGTGATGTCCGCCGAAACACCCGAATCCGAGCCGAAGAACCCGCGGATCGTCAAGCGCCCGCGTCCCGGCCACGCGGACCTTGCAGGCGGGCAGAAGTTCGGAACCCGCGATCTGCGCGACGTTCTCGAGCGAGCATCGGCCCGCGAAACCGCGTCACGCGTCGCTTGCGGGGCGTTCGCGAAACAGTTGCTGGAAGTTTTCGGGGTCGGGATACGAAGCCACGTCATCAAACTCGGTTCCGTGCCCGATCTGCCGCTTTCGAAAAAGTGGGACGAGATTCTGGCGATCTCTGCAGATTCGCAGCTGAATTGCGTTGATCCGCAAGTCGAGGGCGAAATGATCGCGGAGATCGATCGGGCGAAAGAGGAAGGCGACACGCTCGGCGGAATCTTCGAAGTGGTGGCGCACAACGTACCCGTCGGACTCGGCTCGCATACTTCGTGGTCCGAGAAACTCGATGGCCGGATCGCACAGGCGCTGATGTCGATCCAAGCGGTAAAGGCGGTTGAAATCGGGGAGGGCGTTGCCAATGCCGGCCGATTCGGATCAGAGGTGCACGACGAGATCTTCTACGAAGAGAAAGGGTTTTTACGCGAGACGAACCGCGCCGGCGGGCTTGAAGGCGGTATAACGAACGGCGAGGAACTGCGCGTACGCGGGTATCTGAAGCCGATCGCGACACTTCGAAAATCGCTGAGATCGGTGGACATCGACACCAAGAGTTCGGACGTTGCGGCGTTTGAACGCTCCGACATTACGGCCGTTCCGGCCGCCGGAGTGATCGGTGAAGCGATGCTCGCAATGGTCATCGCGAACGCGATGCGCGAAAAGTTCGGCGGCGATTCGATCGATGAAATGAGGCGAAACTATGAATCCTACAAGGCAAGCGTCGAACGCTATTGAGGATCTTCCGAGACGCCGATATCTTCGTTCCAGACTTCCGGATTTGCGGCGGTAAAATCCGCGAGCATCCGGATGCACTCATCCGATTCAAGGTCGATGACATTGATGCCGTTTTCGCGAAGCCAGTCGATCCCGCCCTGAAAATTGACCGATTCCCCGACAACCACCGTTCCGATTCGGAACTGCCTGATAAGTCCCGAGCAATACCAGCAAGGGGCGAGTGTCGTGACCATTATCTTGTCCGCATATGTCCTTTGCCGCCCTGCTTTGCGAAACGCGTCCGTCTCGCCGTGAACCGACGGATCGCTCTCCTGTATCCGGCGGTTACGTCCGCGGCCGAGGAGTCGGCCCGCGCTGTCAAATAAGGCCGCGCCGACCGGTATTCCGCCTTCGGCGAGCCCGGTCCTGGCTTCTTCGATCGCGATCCGCAAGAGTTGAGAATAGTCCATAGTCGACGATTATAGCAGAGTATCCGTAACCGGAGCTTCACGCTTCACGAGGCGGAGCCGGCCCGACGAGCGCGGGAACTGGATCGCGGGAACGGTCGGCCGGTTGCGATTTGAATCGCCGCGACTTTTCCAACTCCCGCAGTTCTTTGTTAAGCTTTGAGATATGTCACAAGATTTTAAGGGTGGTGATTTCTTGATTTTTCAGATCGAAAGCGGATACGGTCTGCTTCGCCTGCTGGCGATCGATTCATCCGGTGCCGAACGAATATGGCATTTGCGCGGATATGCCGAGCTGTTCCCGGACATCGAATCGGCCGAGGCGGCGCTCGAAAACCCGGAACGCTTCACGATCTCGCTGGCGCACGCCGCGCTGACGAACCGCGCGTTCGAAGCGACTCAAACGGCGCGTCTGAAAAACGAGGCACTCGCAGATTCCGAACTTGAAGCACTGAAGGATTGGAAGAGCCGCGGAAGCGTCGCCAGTGACCGGTCGATCCGTCTAATGCTCGGACTTCGCTGATCGGCGCGGCAGTTTTTCGGCCAGGCTGCGCGTAGTCCCTTCGGTAACGCTTGCCGGTATGAATGCTTCGGGATCAGCCTCGGGCAGGAAGTTGCTTGCTTCGGCAGGTCGAAACTGCGGTTGTTTGGCGACGTCCGGACGAGCCGTATCATTGCCTCGCGCCGGAAGCGATTTCTTTAGCAAAATGGTTCGCCAGATCACCTGAACCTGCCAGAAGAACATCGCCGTCAGAAAGCCCGCCGTGACATAGATCAGCATCGGCGTGTCGTCTCGTCCGAGAAACGTCGCATAAAGCATTATCGCCAATGCGGCGCTCACCACGGCGGTCATTCCCGTCAAAACGCCATTCGCGACGAGATGCTGTCCGGGCGTCACTTTCTTTTTCTGAAGACTTTCGAAATCAGGCAGAAAATTCCCGCATTTCCGGCAGAAGGTGTCGGGATTTTGTTCCGCGCCTCCGCAGTTGGGACAAAACATATTTAACCTTACGAAATCTTTCGGCGTTCAAGTTCCCGTTTTATAAGGACGAGTTCGCGGCTCACCTGACCCATCACGGCGGTATTCTCCTGCGCGCGTCTGATGAGATATGGAACCGAATCGCGCACCGGCCCGTACGGGACATATTTCGAAACGTTGTAACCCTCGTTTGAAAGAACGTAGGAAAGATTGTCGCTCATCCCGAGCAGTTGCGAGAAGTAAACGTTCGGGTGGTTCTTGGGGACTTTGGAAGTCTCCATAGAATTCGCGAGAAAGCGAGTGCTTTCTTCGTTGTGCGTCGCGGCGACGAAAGCGAGCGTGTCGACATTCTCAAGGCAGTATTTCAATCCAAGGTCGTAGTCGCGATCGGTCGAAGCCTTGTCCGGCTGAATCGGCGACGGATACCCCTTTTCTTCGGCGCGGTCGCGCTCTTTCTCCATATATGCGCCGCGGACGAGCTTGATGCCGTAAAAATAGCCTTTGTCGCGCGCCTCCTGATGTTGCGACCTGAGAAGTTCGAGCGCGTCGGTGCGATAGAATTGAATCGTCGTGTAGACGAGCGGCTTTTCCTTGTTATGTTTTTCCATCATCGCGACCGTGAGCCGGTCGATCGCATTTTGGATCCACGTTTCCTCGGCGTCGATAAAGATCGGCTGATCGAGCGAGGCCGCATAATCGCAGATCTCCTGAACCCGCCCCTGGATCCGATTCCATTTCAGCTGACTCTTTTCGGGCAGATCGACGCCGGCGCTGACCTTCTCCAGAGTCCCGAGCGGGGCGATGCCTGTAACCTTGAAAACGGAAAACGGAATGCTCGGGTCGTCCTTCGCACGGCGGATCGTTGAGAGAATCTCATCCTTGGTGCGCTCAAAATCTTCTTCCTCGCATTTTCCCTCGACCGAGTAATCGAGAATCGTACCGATGTTCGATTCGGCGAGTTTCTTGATCGTCCGGTCGCATTCCTCGATTGTTTCGCCGCCGCAGAAGACTTCAAAGACGGTCCCCTTGATCAAACCCCCGATCGGCAACCCGATCGAAAGCGCAAAACTCGTCGCCCGTGTGCCGAGACTGACGAGGAACGGGGAATTCATCATTTTGAAGAGACGGTAACGTTCTTTCAAAGCTGAGTTTGATTTGTCGGAAAACGCGGTTGCAGTGTCTTGGAAGTCGATCTCAAGTGCGCTCATATATTCTAAATTATCACAAAATCGGCGCGAAATCGCGTTCGCTGAGCGCCGAAATCGGGCCTGCTCAAAATTGTTTCTTTTCGGCTTTTCACGTATGATTCTTTATTTTACCGGGCAAACCGAAAAACGACCTATGAGCAAAGGACTACCGAAACGCACAGAAAACTACTCCGAGTGGTACAACGAACTCGTCAAACGCGCGGATCTCGCCGAAAACTCCGCGGTTCGCGGATGTATGGTCATCAAACCTTACGGCTACGCGATTTGGGAAAAGATGCAGCGGGCGCTCGACGATATGTTTAAGGCGACCGGTCATCAGAACGCATACTTTCCGCTGTTCGTGCCGAAATCGTTTCTTGAAAAGGAAGAAGAGCACGCCGAAGGATTCGCGAAGGAATGCGCCGTTGTCACGCATTACCGTCTGAAGGCCAATCCGAACGGCAAAGGTCTCGTCGTCGACGAGACGGCGCGGCTTGAGGAGGAACTCATCGTCCGGCCGACAAGCGAAACTGTCATCTGGAATACTTACCGCAACTGGATCCAGTCTTACCGTGATCTTCCGATCCTGATCAATCAATGGTGCAACGTCGTCCGCTGGGAGATGCGCACGCGGCTTTTCTTACGGACCGCCGAGTTTCTTTGGCAGGAAGGCCACACGGCGCACGCGACGCGCGAAGAGGCGATCGCCGAGACCGAGCAGATGCTCGGCGTTTATGCGACATTTGCTGAAGAATGGATGGCGATGCCCGTTGTGCAAGGTTCGAAAACACCCAACGAACGCTTCGCCGGCGCCGAAGACACTTTGTGCATCGAGGCGTTGATGCAGGACGGAAAGGCTTTGCAGGCCGGAACGTCGCATTTTCTCGGCCAGAATTTTGCAAAGAGCTTTGACGTCCAGTTCACGAGCAAGGAAGGGAAACTCGAATATGCGTGGGCGACGAGTTGGGGGCTTTCAACGCGGATGATGGGCGCGCTCGTGATGGCGCATTCCGACGACAACGGACTCGTTCTGCCTCCGAAACTGGCGCCGATCCAAGTTGTGATCATACCGATCTTCAAGACCGAGGAAGATCTTGCAAAGATCTCCGAAAAGGTCGATCCGATCGTCGCGGAATTGAAATCGAAGGGAATCACGGTGAAGTTCGATACCGATGATCAACAGCGTTCCGGCTGGAAATTCGCCGAATATGAGTTGAAGGGCGTCCCGGTTCGCCTCGCGATCGGCCTTCGCGATCTTGAGAACGGCACGATCGAGGTCGCGCGCCGCGATAATCTGTCGAAAGAGTCGAGGCCGATCGACGGCGTCGGCATATACATTGCCGGTCTTCTTGACGAAATTCAGTCAAACATTTATCGCAAGGCCCTCGAATTCCGCGAATCGAACACCTTCGTCATCGATACCTGGGACGATTTCAAGATCCAAATAGAAAAGGGTGGGTTTCTCTGCGCGCACTGGGACGGAACGAGCGAAACCGAAGATGCGATCAAGGCCGAAACAAAAGCGACGATCCGCTGCATTCCGTTCAATTCGGTTGAGGAGTCGGGAACCTGCGTCTTTTCCGGCAAACCGTCGGCAAAACGCGTGATCTTCGCTCGGGCGTATTGATCCGGAGTGTCTTCAACGCATTTTGGGCCAACCGAGAATCCACAAAAGTATTCCACAAATCGCGACCGCGCAGAACCATTTGCCAAATGTCACATCCCCGACAATGTTGTTTCGTTTGCCTTTTCCAAACAGCGGATATGCCAGAAACATTGCAACAGCCAACCAAACGACTCCCGGTTCACGGCACCTCTCATCCGCAAACATCGAGGAAAGAAAGACCGCCACCCCGAAAACAAATGGCAACAGCAA
The DNA window shown above is from Acidobacteriota bacterium and carries:
- the aroC gene encoding chorismate synthase: MNFKFTTSGESHGKALVSIVEGLPAGLVIDLEKIDHELRRRQQGYGRGGRMKIETDRVEILSGVRHGKTLGSPIALLIENRDFVHWTDVMSAETPESEPKNPRIVKRPRPGHADLAGGQKFGTRDLRDVLERASARETASRVACGAFAKQLLEVFGVGIRSHVIKLGSVPDLPLSKKWDEILAISADSQLNCVDPQVEGEMIAEIDRAKEEGDTLGGIFEVVAHNVPVGLGSHTSWSEKLDGRIAQALMSIQAVKAVEIGEGVANAGRFGSEVHDEIFYEEKGFLRETNRAGGLEGGITNGEELRVRGYLKPIATLRKSLRSVDIDTKSSDVAAFERSDITAVPAAGVIGEAMLAMVIANAMREKFGGDSIDEMRRNYESYKASVERY
- a CDS encoding nucleoside deaminase: MDYSQLLRIAIEEARTGLAEGGIPVGAALFDSAGRLLGRGRNRRIQESDPSVHGETDAFRKAGRQRTYADKIMVTTLAPCWYCSGLIRQFRIGTVVVGESVNFQGGIDWLRENGINVIDLESDECIRMLADFTAANPEVWNEDIGVSEDPQ
- a CDS encoding zinc ribbon domain-containing protein, with product MFCPNCGGAEQNPDTFCRKCGNFLPDFESLQKKKVTPGQHLVANGVLTGMTAVVSAALAIMLYATFLGRDDTPMLIYVTAGFLTAMFFWQVQVIWRTILLKKSLPARGNDTARPDVAKQPQFRPAEASNFLPEADPEAFIPASVTEGTTRSLAEKLPRRSAKSEH
- a CDS encoding proline dehydrogenase family protein, with the translated sequence MSALEIDFQDTATAFSDKSNSALKERYRLFKMMNSPFLVSLGTRATSFALSIGLPIGGLIKGTVFEVFCGGETIEECDRTIKKLAESNIGTILDYSVEGKCEEEDFERTKDEILSTIRRAKDDPSIPFSVFKVTGIAPLGTLEKVSAGVDLPEKSQLKWNRIQGRVQEICDYAASLDQPIFIDAEETWIQNAIDRLTVAMMEKHNKEKPLVYTTIQFYRTDALELLRSQHQEARDKGYFYGIKLVRGAYMEKERDRAEEKGYPSPIQPDKASTDRDYDLGLKYCLENVDTLAFVAATHNEESTRFLANSMETSKVPKNHPNVYFSQLLGMSDNLSYVLSNEGYNVSKYVPYGPVRDSVPYLIRRAQENTAVMGQVSRELVLIKRELERRKIS
- a CDS encoding proline--tRNA ligase produces the protein MSKGLPKRTENYSEWYNELVKRADLAENSAVRGCMVIKPYGYAIWEKMQRALDDMFKATGHQNAYFPLFVPKSFLEKEEEHAEGFAKECAVVTHYRLKANPNGKGLVVDETARLEEELIVRPTSETVIWNTYRNWIQSYRDLPILINQWCNVVRWEMRTRLFLRTAEFLWQEGHTAHATREEAIAETEQMLGVYATFAEEWMAMPVVQGSKTPNERFAGAEDTLCIEALMQDGKALQAGTSHFLGQNFAKSFDVQFTSKEGKLEYAWATSWGLSTRMMGALVMAHSDDNGLVLPPKLAPIQVVIIPIFKTEEDLAKISEKVDPIVAELKSKGITVKFDTDDQQRSGWKFAEYELKGVPVRLAIGLRDLENGTIEVARRDNLSKESRPIDGVGIYIAGLLDEIQSNIYRKALEFRESNTFVIDTWDDFKIQIEKGGFLCAHWDGTSETEDAIKAETKATIRCIPFNSVEESGTCVFSGKPSAKRVIFARAY